The Dehalococcoidia bacterium region ATGTTGGCGCTTGTTTTGGCGCTAAATTCGACCCGCCAGCCGATTCACTCAGACTTTAAACTTCGCAGCATAATATCAGGGTGACTCAATCAGAATTCCGATACCGGCTTTTTGCAGGGACGCCAATTCTGCCAAATCTCCACGTGCGCCTTTCACAAAGGGATTCGGCTGTGCTTTGAATGTACTGAGTTTCCTTGCGAAACAACCGGGAGTGGACCGATCAGCTATGGATATTGCCGGTACATATCGGGGAAAGAAGGGGGTTGATCACCACTTATTCAGTGCTTCTCTAAAGAGATTGATTTTGAGGAGGATTCCATGGCCCGCGAGAAGTTTCCGCTGAAGGGATACACCCTTCCGCTGACGCCTGGAGGTAAATCATCGCTCGTCGAACCCCCTCCCTGGCATTATGGCGGCGAGGTGATGCAGTTGATCTTTCGCACCGATGAAGCACGAGCCAGGGAGTTGATCCCGCCGCCTTTGGAGATGGGGCCGGAGTCGGGGAAGGGAATTGTCTGGTTTGTGGAGTGGATTTCGGTGAGCCAGTCGAATCCCGACCTGGCGTTCATCAATCCGGAGCGGGCCATTTACCAGGAGTGCATGGTGATGATCCAGTGCAGTTTCCGTGGGGAGTTGGGGTATTTCGTCCCGTATATCTGGGTGGACAACGATTTTACCCTGATGCGCGGATTTGTGCAGGGGTTTCCCAAGAAGCTCTGCCGGCTTCATCGTACCAGGTTTTGCGATCTCACTCCCGGAATCGGCGGCAAGCGGGTCGGCGCCAAGATGAAAGGCATCTGTCAGGCGCACGGGGAACGAATTGTGGAAGGCTCTCTGGTATTTACCCGTCGGGCTGAGCCTTCGGAGTTGCCTCCGGTGAAGTTCTATTTGATGCGCCATTTCCCCAATATCGAAGATGCCTCCAGACCGACGGTTC contains the following coding sequences:
- a CDS encoding acetoacetate decarboxylase family protein, with product MAREKFPLKGYTLPLTPGGKSSLVEPPPWHYGGEVMQLIFRTDEARARELIPPPLEMGPESGKGIVWFVEWISVSQSNPDLAFINPERAIYQECMVMIQCSFRGELGYFVPYIWVDNDFTLMRGFVQGFPKKLCRLHRTRFCDLTPGIGGKRVGAKMKGICQAHGERIVEGSLVFTRRAEPSELPPVKFYLMRHFPNIEDASRPTVHELAVSEVSDVRVDEVWAGEADLKFFESEVEEVAALAPVQMMGGFSHRMGLTITGGKVIHRYV